Proteins encoded within one genomic window of Variovorax sp. OAS795:
- a CDS encoding transaldolase family protein gives MNQDFHLYLDSADLAELKTCLPHPVVHGVTTNPTLLRRAGIGRGELPGLLKRCIDLGARQVQAQVHESEVDGMLEDARALLSHFDPGQLVVKIPATRQGLDAGARLIAQGVPVTWTAVYAPEQAHFASQLGAAYAAPYLGRLEDVGIDGLALIARMQALVSQRPSSGTRLLVASVRSREAYLSLLELGVRAITIPPRLLAELLDHPATLAAERGFLADARALS, from the coding sequence ATGAATCAAGATTTCCACCTCTACCTGGACAGCGCCGACCTGGCAGAGCTGAAGACCTGCCTCCCGCATCCGGTCGTGCACGGCGTGACGACCAATCCCACGCTGCTGCGGCGCGCCGGCATCGGCCGGGGCGAATTGCCGGGCTTGCTCAAGCGCTGCATCGACCTGGGCGCCCGCCAGGTGCAGGCGCAGGTGCATGAGAGCGAGGTCGACGGCATGCTCGAAGACGCGCGCGCCTTGCTGTCGCACTTCGACCCGGGCCAACTGGTCGTCAAGATTCCCGCCACGCGCCAAGGGCTGGATGCCGGTGCAAGGCTCATCGCGCAAGGCGTGCCGGTGACATGGACCGCGGTGTACGCGCCCGAACAGGCGCACTTCGCGTCGCAGCTCGGCGCGGCCTATGCGGCGCCTTACCTCGGGCGGCTCGAAGATGTCGGCATCGACGGACTCGCGTTGATCGCCCGGATGCAGGCCCTGGTCTCCCAGCGGCCTTCGTCCGGCACACGCCTCCTGGTCGCCAGCGTCCGCTCGCGCGAGGCGTATCTTTCGTTGCTGGAACTGGGCGTGCGGGCCATCACGATTCCGCCGCGCCTGTTGGCCGAACTGCTCGACCATCCCGCCACGCTGGCCGCGGAGCGCGGCTTCCTGGCCGACGCGCGCGCCTTGTCCTGA
- a CDS encoding carbohydrate kinase, which translates to MRIALTGEALIDFTASEPGTLAFLGHEGGSPLNTAVACARLGEPTGFLTQLSNDLFGERLLCFLERNGVDTSYILRSDAPSTLAFVERTPQTNRYAFYTRGSADATWAPEPLPQLPADCRFLHFGSISLLQEPAATRIAELVTANAGRRVIVFDPNVRPSLIPDMAAYRVRVMDWLAMADLVKLSDEDAELLAPGRPVDALAAECLQAGAHAVIVTRGGAGATLWRTGHEPLTVAAPRVQVVDTIGAGDTFTAGLSVALLAQGVDHPAQLGQLADETWREVMGFAATAAALNCTREGADPPTLEAVRAALAQQDHGPVLSRS; encoded by the coding sequence ATGCGCATTGCACTCACGGGCGAAGCCCTGATCGATTTCACCGCCAGCGAGCCCGGCACGCTCGCATTCCTGGGCCACGAAGGCGGCTCGCCGCTCAACACGGCCGTGGCCTGCGCGCGGCTGGGCGAGCCGACCGGCTTTCTCACGCAGCTGTCGAACGACCTGTTCGGCGAACGGCTGCTGTGTTTTCTCGAACGCAACGGGGTGGACACCAGCTACATCCTGCGCAGCGATGCGCCCTCGACCCTGGCCTTTGTCGAGCGCACGCCGCAGACCAACCGCTACGCGTTCTACACCCGCGGCAGCGCCGACGCGACCTGGGCGCCCGAGCCGCTGCCGCAGCTGCCCGCGGACTGCCGCTTTCTTCATTTCGGTTCCATCTCGCTGCTGCAGGAACCCGCGGCCACGCGCATCGCCGAGCTGGTCACGGCCAATGCCGGGCGCCGTGTGATCGTGTTCGATCCCAACGTCCGGCCCAGCCTCATTCCCGACATGGCGGCGTATCGCGTGCGTGTCATGGACTGGCTGGCCATGGCCGACCTCGTCAAGCTCAGCGATGAAGACGCCGAGCTGCTGGCGCCCGGCCGGCCGGTCGATGCGCTGGCCGCGGAGTGCCTGCAAGCCGGCGCGCATGCGGTCATCGTCACGCGCGGCGGCGCGGGGGCCACGCTCTGGCGCACGGGGCACGAGCCGCTCACCGTCGCTGCGCCGCGCGTCCAGGTGGTCGACACCATCGGCGCGGGCGACACTTTCACGGCGGGGCTGTCGGTCGCGCTGCTGGCGCAGGGCGTCGACCATCCGGCGCAGCTCGGCCAGCTGGCGGACGAGACCTGGCGCGAGGTGATGGGCTTCGCGGCCACGGCCGCCGCGTTGAACTGCACCCGCGAAGGGGCCGATCCACCCACGCTCGAAGCGGTGCGCGCCGCGCTCGCGCAGCAAGACCACGGGCCGGTCCTGTCCCGGTCCTGA
- a CDS encoding AraC family transcriptional regulator encodes MTTTSRKRAIPRQRQPELERDIARSPSLGYEAPETGLVRCLAHGFPSPLVRWHFHEDYELHLITETSGKAFIGDWIGPFQPGHLVLCGPRLPHNWISLDVPEGGAAGRDRVIQFRHEPIERAAAEIPELREVMQLFERARHGIEFFGMSQQAQSHWDSIKAARGTRRLGLFLEFMADLAQCTDYRLLSSVQMQGAQGADGDAQVDQINEIVNRLTANLADSISMSDVAAELGMSESRFSRFFRRSTGNSFTDFVNRVRINSACHLLMQTDHYVTDICYQVGFNNVANFNRRFLEIKGMTPSEFRRQADTRFG; translated from the coding sequence ATGACCACGACCAGCCGCAAACGCGCGATCCCGCGCCAGCGCCAGCCCGAACTGGAGCGCGACATCGCGCGCTCTCCGTCACTGGGCTACGAAGCTCCTGAAACCGGCCTGGTGCGCTGCCTTGCGCACGGCTTCCCGAGCCCGCTGGTGCGATGGCATTTCCATGAGGACTACGAGCTGCACCTGATCACCGAGACCTCGGGCAAGGCCTTCATCGGCGACTGGATCGGGCCGTTCCAGCCCGGGCACCTGGTGCTCTGCGGGCCCCGCCTGCCGCACAACTGGATCTCGCTCGACGTGCCCGAAGGCGGCGCAGCAGGGCGAGACCGCGTGATTCAGTTCCGCCACGAGCCCATCGAACGCGCGGCAGCGGAGATTCCCGAACTGCGCGAGGTGATGCAGCTGTTCGAGCGGGCGCGGCACGGCATCGAGTTCTTCGGCATGTCGCAGCAGGCGCAATCGCACTGGGACAGCATCAAGGCCGCGCGCGGCACACGCCGGCTCGGGCTGTTCCTGGAATTCATGGCCGACCTTGCGCAATGCACCGACTACCGGCTGTTGTCGAGCGTGCAGATGCAGGGCGCGCAAGGCGCCGACGGCGACGCGCAGGTCGACCAGATCAACGAAATCGTCAACCGCCTCACGGCCAACCTCGCGGACTCGATCTCGATGTCCGACGTGGCGGCCGAGCTCGGCATGAGTGAGAGCCGCTTCAGCCGCTTCTTCCGGCGCTCCACCGGCAACAGCTTCACCGATTTCGTCAACCGCGTGCGCATCAACAGTGCCTGCCACCTGCTCATGCAGACCGACCACTACGTCACCGACATCTGCTACCAGGTGGGCTTCAACAACGTCGCCAATTTCAACCGGCGCTTTCTCGAAATCAAGGGCATGACGCCCAGCGAGTTCCGACGCCAGGCCGACACGCGCTTCGGCTGA
- the xylB gene encoding xylulokinase, whose amino-acid sequence MYLGLDLGTSELKALLLAGDHRIVGVARAPLTVDRPQPLWSEQSPSQWWQALEQVMAELRQAHAGALAAVRAIGLSGQMHGATLLDAAGAVLRPAILWNDGRSGAQCEAITRAVPRLGEIAGNLAMPGFTAPKLLWVREHEPDIFKRTARVLLPKDWLRFMLSGEAVSEMSDAAGTLWLDVGARDWSDELLAATGLTRDHMPRLVEGSEVSAQLKPELAARWGVGNGTVLIAGGAGDNAASAVGMGLVEPGQGFVSLGTSGVVFVSTDRFLPNPAQAMHAFCHALPKRWHQMSVMLSAASAVSWAAKAFRFADEAALLEAAASVETAQRERCPLFLPYLSGERSPHNNPHAQGVLFGLTHAHGPAEIAYAVVEGVSCGLRDGFDTLRLPAGMPLREVALVGGGARSAWWGQLLADIFQLPLTLYAGSETGGALGAARLAWLADGGTVAEVCTLPPVKQQLTPSAEQAGAHKIRHARFQGLYAALQRQFSNSDVQ is encoded by the coding sequence TTGTATCTGGGACTCGACCTCGGCACCTCCGAGCTCAAGGCGCTGCTGCTCGCAGGCGATCACCGCATCGTCGGCGTGGCGCGCGCGCCGCTCACGGTCGACCGGCCGCAACCGCTCTGGTCGGAACAGTCGCCGAGCCAATGGTGGCAGGCGCTGGAACAGGTCATGGCCGAGCTGCGGCAGGCGCATGCCGGCGCGCTCGCCGCCGTGCGCGCCATCGGCCTCTCGGGCCAGATGCACGGCGCCACGCTGCTCGATGCGGCGGGCGCGGTGCTGCGGCCCGCCATCCTCTGGAACGACGGGCGCAGCGGCGCGCAGTGCGAGGCGATCACCCGGGCCGTGCCGCGCCTGGGAGAGATCGCGGGCAACCTGGCGATGCCGGGATTCACCGCGCCCAAGCTGCTGTGGGTGCGCGAACACGAGCCTGACATCTTCAAGCGCACCGCGCGCGTGCTGTTGCCGAAGGACTGGCTGCGCTTCATGCTCAGCGGCGAGGCGGTCAGCGAGATGTCCGACGCCGCCGGCACGCTGTGGCTCGACGTGGGCGCGCGCGACTGGTCCGACGAGCTGCTCGCCGCCACGGGTCTCACGCGCGACCACATGCCGCGGCTGGTCGAAGGCAGCGAGGTGTCGGCGCAGCTCAAGCCCGAACTTGCGGCGCGCTGGGGCGTTGGCAACGGGACCGTGCTGATTGCAGGCGGCGCGGGCGACAACGCCGCGAGCGCCGTCGGCATGGGGCTTGTCGAGCCGGGGCAGGGCTTCGTCTCGCTCGGCACATCGGGCGTGGTGTTCGTATCGACCGACCGCTTTCTTCCGAACCCGGCGCAGGCGATGCATGCCTTTTGCCATGCACTGCCGAAGCGCTGGCACCAGATGTCGGTGATGCTCTCGGCCGCGAGCGCGGTGAGCTGGGCTGCCAAGGCATTCAGGTTTGCCGACGAGGCTGCGCTGCTCGAAGCGGCCGCATCGGTCGAGACGGCGCAGCGCGAGCGCTGCCCGTTGTTCCTGCCCTACCTGTCGGGTGAGCGTTCGCCGCACAACAACCCCCATGCGCAGGGCGTGCTGTTCGGATTGACGCATGCGCATGGCCCGGCGGAGATCGCCTATGCCGTGGTCGAGGGCGTGAGCTGCGGCCTGCGCGACGGCTTCGACACCCTGCGCCTGCCGGCCGGCATGCCGCTGCGCGAAGTCGCGCTGGTGGGCGGCGGCGCTCGCAGCGCGTGGTGGGGCCAGTTGCTGGCCGACATCTTCCAGCTGCCGCTCACGCTCTATGCGGGCAGCGAGACGGGCGGTGCGCTGGGTGCGGCGCGCCTGGCCTGGCTGGCCGACGGCGGCACCGTGGCCGAGGTGTGCACGCTGCCGCCCGTCAAACAGCAACTGACGCCCTCGGCCGAGCAAGCAGGTGCGCACAAGATTCGCCATGCACGATTCCAGGGGCTGTACGCCGCATTGCAACGCCAATTCAGCAATTCCGACGTGCAATGA
- the groL gene encoding chaperonin GroEL (60 kDa chaperone family; promotes refolding of misfolded polypeptides especially under stressful conditions; forms two stacked rings of heptamers to form a barrel-shaped 14mer; ends can be capped by GroES; misfolded proteins enter the barrel where they are refolded when GroES binds) yields MAAKDVVFGGEARARMVEGVNILANAVKVTLGPKGRNVVLERSFGAPTVTKDGVSVAKEIELKDKLQNMGAQLVKEVASKTSDNAGDGTTTATVLAQAIVREGFKLVAAGMNPMDLKRGIDKAVTALVAELKKASKPTTTSKEIAQVGSISANSDETIGKLIADAMDKVGKEGVITVEDGKSLDSELDVVEGMQFDRGYLSPYFINNPEKQSALLDNPFVLLFDKKISNIRDLLPTLEQVAKAGRPLLIIAEEVEGEALATLVVNTIRGILKVVAVKAPGFGDRRKAMLEDIAILTGGKVIAEEVGLTLEKVTLADLGQAKRIEVGKENTIIIDGSGAAADIEARVKQVRVQIEEATSDYDREKLQERVAKLAGGVAVIKVGAATEVEMKEKKARVEDALHATRAAVEEGVVAGGGVALLRAKQAVGDSIKGDNADQDAGIKLVLKAIEAPLREIVNNAGGEASVVVNAVLAGKGNYGFNAANDTYGDMLELGILDPTKVTRTALQNAASVSSLLLTTEAMVADAPKDEAGAGGGMPDMGGMGGMGGMGM; encoded by the coding sequence ATGGCAGCAAAAGACGTAGTCTTCGGCGGTGAAGCCCGCGCACGCATGGTCGAGGGTGTCAACATCCTGGCCAACGCAGTCAAGGTGACCCTGGGCCCCAAGGGCCGCAACGTGGTGCTCGAGCGCTCGTTCGGCGCCCCCACCGTCACCAAGGACGGCGTGTCGGTCGCCAAGGAAATCGAACTCAAGGACAAGCTCCAGAACATGGGCGCACAGCTCGTGAAGGAAGTGGCCTCCAAGACTTCGGACAACGCCGGTGACGGCACCACCACCGCGACCGTGCTGGCACAAGCCATCGTTCGCGAAGGTTTCAAGCTGGTGGCTGCCGGCATGAACCCGATGGACCTGAAGCGCGGCATCGACAAGGCTGTCACGGCCCTGGTCGCCGAGCTGAAGAAGGCTTCCAAGCCCACGACCACCTCGAAGGAAATCGCTCAAGTCGGCTCGATCTCGGCCAACAGCGACGAAACCATCGGCAAGCTCATCGCTGACGCGATGGACAAGGTCGGCAAGGAAGGCGTGATCACCGTCGAAGACGGCAAGTCGCTGGACAGCGAACTCGACGTCGTCGAAGGCATGCAGTTCGACCGCGGCTACCTGTCGCCCTACTTCATCAACAACCCCGAAAAGCAATCGGCGCTGCTCGACAACCCGTTCGTGCTGCTGTTCGACAAGAAGATCAGCAACATCCGCGACCTGCTCCCCACGCTGGAACAAGTCGCCAAGGCTGGCCGTCCCCTGCTGATCATTGCCGAAGAAGTCGAAGGCGAAGCCCTGGCTACGCTGGTCGTGAACACGATCCGCGGCATCCTGAAGGTCGTGGCTGTCAAGGCACCTGGCTTCGGCGACCGCCGCAAGGCCATGCTCGAAGACATCGCCATCCTGACGGGCGGCAAGGTCATCGCTGAAGAAGTGGGCCTGACGCTCGAAAAGGTGACGCTGGCCGACCTCGGCCAGGCCAAGCGCATCGAAGTGGGCAAGGAAAACACCATCATCATCGACGGTTCGGGCGCGGCGGCCGACATCGAAGCCCGCGTGAAGCAAGTGCGCGTGCAGATCGAAGAAGCCACGAGCGACTACGACCGTGAAAAGCTGCAAGAGCGCGTGGCCAAGCTGGCCGGCGGTGTTGCAGTGATCAAGGTCGGCGCCGCCACCGAAGTCGAGATGAAGGAAAAGAAGGCTCGCGTCGAAGACGCCCTGCACGCCACCCGCGCTGCAGTGGAAGAAGGCGTCGTGGCTGGCGGCGGCGTGGCTCTGCTGCGTGCCAAGCAAGCCGTGGGCGATTCGATCAAGGGCGACAACGCCGACCAGGACGCCGGCATCAAGCTGGTGCTCAAGGCCATCGAAGCTCCCCTGCGCGAAATCGTGAACAACGCCGGCGGCGAAGCCTCGGTGGTCGTGAACGCTGTGCTCGCAGGCAAGGGCAACTACGGCTTCAACGCCGCCAACGACACGTACGGCGACATGCTCGAACTGGGCATCCTGGACCCGACGAAGGTCACCCGCACCGCGCTGCAGAACGCAGCATCGGTGTCCTCGCTGCTGCTGACGACCGAAGCCATGGTCGCGGACGCACCGAAGGATGAAGCCGGTGCCGGTGGCGGCATGCCCGACATGGGCGGCATGGGTGGCATGGGCGGCATGGGCATGTAA
- a CDS encoding co-chaperone GroES codes for MKLRPLADRVIVKRVDSETKTASGIVIPDAAAEKPDQGEVLAVGPGKRTDKGDLTALTVKVGDRVLFGKYSGQTVKVDGDELLVMKEDDLFAVVEAK; via the coding sequence ATGAAACTTCGTCCTTTGGCCGATCGCGTGATCGTCAAGCGTGTTGACAGCGAAACCAAGACCGCCTCTGGCATCGTCATCCCCGACGCAGCCGCCGAAAAGCCCGATCAGGGTGAAGTCCTGGCCGTGGGCCCCGGCAAGCGCACCGACAAGGGCGACCTGACCGCACTGACCGTCAAGGTCGGCGACCGCGTCCTGTTCGGCAAGTACAGCGGCCAGACCGTCAAGGTCGATGGCGACGAACTGCTGGTCATGAAGGAAGACGACCTCTTTGCGGTTGTCGAAGCGAAGTGA
- a CDS encoding hemolysin family protein codes for MTLTQSLLIIVLLIAMSAFFSIAEITLAASRRLRLRQMADDGDARAEKVLRVQEQPGHYFTVVQIGLNAVAILGGVVGEGSLSPYFARFFEHWMSVEASGNLAFLCSFVIVIAVFLVFADLFPKRLGMSNPERIAVRMVGPMLLLITAFKPLVWLFTRSTDMLFKLLGMPLVRDDKITSADILAMTEAGALAGVLAVREQQVIANVFELDTRLVSSVMTVRDNIAWFLHDDPESVLRARIMAEPFSAYPVCDGDIDHVLGYVDAKEMFQRVLGGQPLAFDQGLTLHKALVIPDRLSLTEVLEQFQQAREDFAIIVNEYSLVVGVITLNDVMSTVMGDLVSTPDEEQIVKRDENSWLIDGITPIQDVQRALHIDELPHPDEYETLAGFLMVMLRRVPKRTDSVSWGGYTFEVMDVDSYRIDQVMVTKT; via the coding sequence ATGACCCTGACCCAAAGCCTGCTCATCATCGTGTTGCTGATCGCGATGAGCGCGTTCTTCTCGATTGCCGAAATCACCCTTGCCGCCTCGCGGCGCCTGCGCCTTCGCCAGATGGCCGACGATGGCGATGCGCGGGCGGAAAAAGTGCTGCGCGTGCAGGAGCAGCCCGGCCACTACTTCACCGTGGTGCAGATCGGCCTCAATGCCGTGGCGATTCTCGGCGGCGTGGTGGGCGAGGGCTCGCTCAGCCCGTACTTTGCGCGTTTCTTCGAGCACTGGATGAGCGTGGAGGCTTCGGGCAACCTGGCTTTCCTGTGCTCGTTCGTGATCGTCATCGCGGTGTTCCTGGTGTTCGCCGATCTCTTTCCCAAGCGGCTCGGCATGAGCAACCCGGAACGCATCGCGGTGCGCATGGTCGGGCCGATGCTGCTGCTGATCACCGCCTTCAAGCCGCTGGTGTGGCTGTTCACGCGCTCGACCGACATGCTCTTCAAGCTGCTCGGCATGCCGCTGGTGCGCGACGACAAGATCACCTCGGCCGACATCCTGGCCATGACCGAAGCCGGCGCGCTCGCGGGCGTGCTCGCGGTGCGCGAGCAGCAGGTGATCGCCAACGTGTTCGAGCTCGACACGCGGCTGGTCAGCAGCGTCATGACCGTGCGCGACAACATCGCCTGGTTCCTGCACGACGATCCCGAGTCGGTGCTGCGGGCGCGCATCATGGCGGAGCCTTTCTCGGCCTACCCGGTGTGCGACGGCGACATCGACCACGTGCTCGGCTATGTCGACGCGAAGGAGATGTTCCAGCGCGTGCTGGGCGGCCAGCCGCTGGCCTTCGACCAGGGCCTCACGCTGCACAAGGCGCTGGTCATCCCCGACCGGCTCTCGCTCACCGAGGTGCTCGAGCAGTTCCAGCAGGCGCGTGAAGACTTCGCGATCATCGTCAACGAATACAGCCTCGTGGTCGGCGTGATCACGCTCAACGACGTGATGAGCACGGTGATGGGCGACCTCGTCTCCACGCCCGACGAGGAACAGATCGTCAAGCGCGACGAAAACTCGTGGCTGATCGACGGCATCACGCCGATCCAGGACGTCCAGCGCGCGCTGCACATCGACGAGCTGCCCCATCCCGACGAATACGAGACGCTGGCAGGCTTTTTGATGGTGATGCTGCGCCGGGTGCCCAAGCGCACCGACAGCGTGAGCTGGGGCGGCTACACCTTCGAGGTGATGGACGTCGACAGCTACCGGATCGACCAGGTGATGGTGACGAAGACCTAG
- a CDS encoding cupin domain-containing protein yields MSHAHGQDGHSHDGRSHGGESAPAWKHDGVRVVAANQLDTNTAQTPGMNRAAAINFARVGAQKLWAGTVTIHADAKTGAHHHGHLESVIYVVRGRARMRWGEKLEFTAEAGPGDFIYVPPYVPHQEINASPTEPLECVLCRSDGEAVAVNLDIEPVEKPESVLWVDPTHPHGGV; encoded by the coding sequence ATGAGCCACGCGCACGGCCAGGACGGCCATTCGCACGACGGCCGTTCCCACGGCGGCGAGTCCGCGCCGGCCTGGAAGCACGACGGCGTGCGCGTGGTCGCGGCCAACCAGCTCGACACCAACACCGCACAGACGCCCGGCATGAACCGGGCGGCAGCGATCAACTTCGCGCGCGTGGGCGCGCAGAAGCTCTGGGCCGGCACCGTCACCATCCATGCCGACGCCAAGACCGGCGCCCACCACCACGGGCACCTCGAGTCGGTGATCTACGTGGTGCGCGGCCGGGCGCGCATGCGATGGGGCGAGAAGCTCGAGTTCACGGCCGAGGCCGGGCCGGGCGACTTCATCTACGTGCCACCCTACGTGCCGCACCAGGAAATCAACGCCAGCCCGACCGAGCCGCTCGAATGCGTGCTGTGCCGCAGCGACGGCGAGGCGGTCGCGGTCAATCTCGATATCGAGCCGGTGGAAAAACCGGAATCGGTGCTCTGGGTCGACCCCACGCATCCGCACGGCGGCGTCTAG
- the grxD gene encoding Grx4 family monothiol glutaredoxin, which yields MSDAQQRIDDLVKSNELVLFMKGNASFPMCGFSGRAIQILKAVGVDTKTLKTVNVLEDDGIRQGIKEYSNWPTIPQLYVKGEFVGGSDIMMEMYESGELQQVLGGSNPA from the coding sequence ATGTCCGACGCCCAGCAACGCATCGACGATCTCGTCAAATCCAACGAACTCGTGCTCTTCATGAAGGGGAATGCGAGCTTCCCGATGTGCGGTTTCTCCGGCCGCGCGATCCAGATCCTCAAGGCGGTCGGCGTCGACACCAAGACGCTCAAGACCGTCAACGTGCTCGAAGACGACGGCATCCGCCAGGGCATCAAGGAATACAGCAACTGGCCCACCATTCCCCAGCTCTACGTGAAGGGCGAATTCGTCGGCGGCTCGGACATCATGATGGAGATGTACGAGTCGGGCGAGCTGCAGCAGGTCCTGGGCGGCAGCAACCCGGCCTGA
- the prmC gene encoding peptide chain release factor N(5)-glutamine methyltransferase, producing the protein MTPTAPTAPATVAQALAAAVARGVDRLDAQLLLLHALGRAPHDRAWLLAHDTDAIAGTAWASLSAQLSRRLAGEPVAYLLGEKEFHGLRLHVDARVLVPRPDTETLVDWALQCLEGREKPRVLDLGTGSGAIALALQHARADARVDAVDASADALAVAKANAQRLRLPVGFSQAHWLDGAASGYAVIASNPPYIAAGDPHLPALRHEPASALVAGADGLDDIRQIVRDGPSHLAEGGWLLLEHGHDQAPAVRRLLEARGFAEVQSRVDLAGIQRCSGGVWRTVK; encoded by the coding sequence ATGACGCCCACGGCCCCGACCGCACCCGCCACCGTGGCGCAGGCCCTGGCTGCGGCCGTGGCGCGGGGCGTCGACCGGCTCGACGCCCAGTTGCTGCTGCTGCATGCGCTGGGGCGCGCGCCGCACGACCGTGCGTGGCTGCTGGCGCACGACACCGATGCCATCGCAGGCACGGCATGGGCAAGTCTGTCGGCGCAGCTGTCGCGCCGGCTGGCGGGGGAGCCGGTGGCGTACCTGCTCGGCGAAAAGGAATTTCACGGCCTCCGCCTGCACGTCGACGCGCGCGTGCTGGTGCCGCGCCCGGACACCGAGACGCTGGTCGACTGGGCCCTGCAATGCCTCGAAGGCCGCGAGAAGCCGCGCGTGCTCGACCTGGGCACCGGCAGCGGCGCCATCGCACTGGCGCTGCAGCATGCGCGGGCCGATGCCCGGGTCGACGCGGTCGATGCGAGTGCCGATGCACTGGCCGTCGCCAAGGCCAACGCCCAGCGCCTCCGGCTGCCGGTAGGTTTCAGCCAGGCCCACTGGCTCGATGGCGCCGCGAGCGGCTACGCCGTCATCGCCAGCAATCCGCCCTACATTGCCGCCGGCGATCCGCACCTGCCGGCGCTCCGGCACGAGCCCGCGTCCGCGCTGGTGGCCGGGGCCGACGGGCTCGACGACATCCGCCAGATCGTGCGGGACGGCCCCTCGCACCTTGCAGAAGGCGGCTGGCTGCTGCTCGAACACGGGCACGACCAGGCCCCGGCCGTGCGCCGGCTGCTCGAAGCGCGCGGGTTTGCCGAAGTCCAAAGCCGCGTCGACCTTGCCGGCATCCAGCGCTGCTCCGGCGGAGTCTGGCGCACGGTGAAATAA